The following proteins are co-located in the Streptomyces sp. NBC_00435 genome:
- a CDS encoding RidA family protein, with amino-acid sequence MSLERINPPELSPATGFSHAVVASGGRLVFLAGQTALDGAGKVVGETLPGQFERALGNLLAALAEAGGSPADLARVTVYAVDVADYRACASELGRIWRRLAGREYPAMAVVGVVRLWDEAALVEMDGLAVLP; translated from the coding sequence ATGAGTCTGGAACGGATCAATCCGCCGGAGCTGTCCCCGGCGACGGGGTTCTCGCACGCCGTCGTCGCCAGCGGGGGCCGACTGGTATTCCTGGCCGGGCAGACGGCGCTCGACGGCGCGGGGAAAGTGGTGGGGGAGACGCTTCCCGGGCAGTTCGAGCGGGCTCTCGGGAACCTGCTGGCGGCGCTGGCGGAGGCGGGCGGCTCCCCGGCGGATCTGGCGCGGGTCACCGTCTATGCCGTGGACGTGGCGGACTACCGGGCATGCGCCTCCGAACTGGGCCGGATCTGGCGCCGGTTGGCGGGTCGGGAGTACCCGGCGATGGCGGTCGTGGGGGTGGTCCGGCTGTGGGACGAGGCGGCGCTGGTCGAGATGGACGGGCTGGCGGTGCTGCCGTAG
- a CDS encoding (2Fe-2S)-binding protein, which yields MSEATRGRRRSPRDLVGGTPTETWSLRFDDRELPAQTGQSIAAVLWSAGILAWRTTRETATPRGAFCGIGSCYDCLVTVNGRPNQRACLVPARPGDHVTTQEGTGHGDLAV from the coding sequence ATGAGCGAAGCGACGAGGGGACGGCGAAGGTCGCCCCGCGACCTGGTCGGCGGAACCCCCACGGAGACGTGGAGCCTCCGCTTCGACGACCGCGAGCTGCCGGCCCAGACCGGGCAGAGCATCGCCGCCGTCCTCTGGTCCGCGGGCATCCTCGCCTGGCGGACCACCCGGGAAACCGCCACCCCGCGCGGAGCGTTCTGCGGGATCGGCAGTTGCTACGACTGCCTCGTCACCGTCAACGGCCGCCCGAACCAGCGCGCGTGCCTCGTGCCCGCCCGCCCCGGGGACCACGTCACCACCCAGGAAGGGACCGGCCATGGCGACCTCGCCGTCTGA
- a CDS encoding AMP-binding protein, translated as MELKPSAHRDTFARDHLPPAHAWPRLLFELPELAYPDRLNCGVELLDTTIARLGPGRPAFRGADGTVWTYGELHARVDRLAHVLTADLGVVPGNRVLLRGPTGPWLAACWLAVMKAGAVAVTVLAQQRAKELATVCSMARVSHALCHAEVVDDLVKAQVPGLRITAYGGGAPDDLLRLAEAHPEPFAAVDTSADDVALIAFTSGTTGRPKGCMHFHRDLLAVADTFSRQVLRPRPEDVFAGSPPLGFTFGLGGLVVFPLRAGASALLLADGSPRRLLPALAEHRVSVLFTAPTAYRSMLDTLGPYDTGAYDLSALRRCVSAGENLPAATWQAWYERTGLRIINGIGATELLHIFISAADGDIRPGTTGRVVPGWQARVVDEAGLPVQDGVPGLLAVRGPVGCRYLADPRQREYVRDGWNVTGDTYVRDAEGYFRYVARADDMIISAGYNIAGPEVEEALLRHPDVMEAAVVGRPDDRRGQVVVAYTVPREGVVLTEEALRTFMRGELAPHKCPRSFVFLPALPRTATGKLQRFRLRDRGPDDQSRGGEHDLE; from the coding sequence TTGGAGCTCAAGCCTTCCGCTCACCGAGACACCTTCGCGCGCGACCACCTGCCGCCCGCGCACGCCTGGCCGCGGCTCCTCTTCGAACTCCCCGAGCTGGCCTATCCCGACCGCCTCAACTGCGGCGTGGAGCTGCTCGACACCACCATCGCCCGCCTCGGCCCCGGCCGGCCCGCCTTCCGCGGCGCCGACGGCACCGTGTGGACGTACGGGGAGCTGCACGCCCGCGTGGACCGGCTCGCGCACGTGCTCACCGCCGACCTCGGCGTCGTCCCCGGCAACCGCGTGCTGCTGCGCGGCCCCACCGGCCCCTGGCTCGCCGCGTGCTGGCTGGCGGTGATGAAGGCGGGGGCGGTCGCCGTCACCGTCCTGGCCCAGCAGCGCGCCAAGGAGCTGGCCACGGTGTGCTCGATGGCCCGGGTGAGCCATGCCCTGTGCCACGCGGAGGTGGTGGACGACCTGGTGAAGGCCCAGGTGCCGGGGCTGCGCATCACCGCGTACGGCGGCGGGGCCCCGGACGACCTGCTGCGGCTGGCCGAGGCGCACCCGGAGCCCTTCGCGGCGGTCGACACCTCCGCCGACGACGTGGCGCTGATCGCCTTCACCTCGGGCACCACCGGACGTCCCAAGGGCTGCATGCACTTCCACCGCGACCTCCTCGCGGTCGCCGACACCTTCTCCCGGCAGGTGCTGCGCCCCCGCCCCGAGGACGTCTTCGCGGGCAGTCCGCCGCTCGGCTTCACCTTCGGCCTCGGCGGACTGGTGGTGTTCCCACTGCGGGCCGGCGCCTCGGCGCTGCTGCTGGCGGACGGGTCCCCGCGCCGGCTGCTGCCCGCGCTGGCCGAGCACCGGGTGTCGGTGCTGTTCACGGCGCCCACCGCGTACCGGTCGATGCTGGACACGCTGGGCCCGTACGACACGGGCGCCTACGACCTCTCCGCGCTGCGCCGCTGCGTCTCGGCGGGCGAGAACCTGCCGGCCGCCACCTGGCAGGCCTGGTACGAGCGCACCGGCCTGCGGATCATCAACGGGATCGGCGCGACCGAACTGCTGCACATCTTCATCTCGGCGGCCGACGGGGACATCCGGCCCGGGACGACGGGCCGCGTGGTACCGGGCTGGCAGGCCCGGGTGGTGGACGAGGCGGGACTGCCGGTCCAGGACGGGGTGCCGGGGCTGCTGGCCGTACGGGGGCCGGTGGGCTGCCGCTACCTGGCGGACCCGCGCCAGCGCGAGTACGTACGGGACGGCTGGAACGTCACGGGCGACACCTACGTCCGTGACGCGGAGGGCTACTTCCGGTACGTGGCCCGGGCCGACGACATGATCATCTCGGCGGGGTACAACATCGCGGGCCCGGAGGTCGAGGAGGCCCTGCTGCGCCACCCCGACGTGATGGAGGCCGCGGTGGTCGGCCGCCCCGACGACCGGCGCGGACAGGTCGTGGTCGCGTACACGGTGCCCCGGGAGGGCGTGGTCCTCACGGAGGAGGCCCTGCGCACCTTCATGCGCGGCGAGCTCGCCCCGCACAAGTGCCCGCGCAGCTTCGTGTTCCTGCCCGCGCTCCCCCGTACGGCGACGGGCAAGCTGCAGCGCTTCCGGCTGCGCGACCGCGGACCGGACGACCAGAGCCGGGGAGGGGAACACGATCTAGAGTGA
- a CDS encoding NAD(P)/FAD-dependent oxidoreductase, which produces MAKRTSLDVVIIGAGVVGAACAYYAARAGLRAAVVDRGPVAGGTTGAGEGNLLVSDKEAGPELDLALLSARLWRELARDLPREIEYEAKGGLVVAADEATVKALRGFADGQRSAGVDAVEVGPGELRELEPHLAPDLAGGIHYPQDAQVQPAQAAARLLAASGAEVYLGEEVTDLLRGPGGELRGVRTARRDLLAPAVVNAAGTWGGALAALAGASLPVLPRRGFVLVTEPLPRAVRHKVYAADYIADVASGSAALQSSAVVEGTPAGPVLIGATRERVGFDRSLSTEALRRLAAQAAALFPVLADVRVLRTYHGFRPYLPDHLPAIGPDARVPGLLHACGHEGAGIGLAPATGALIASALTGTAPALDPAPFTPSRFADPPR; this is translated from the coding sequence GTGGCCAAGAGAACCTCCCTGGACGTCGTGATCATCGGCGCCGGTGTCGTCGGAGCCGCGTGCGCGTACTACGCGGCGCGCGCCGGACTCCGCGCGGCCGTCGTCGACCGCGGCCCAGTCGCGGGCGGCACGACCGGCGCGGGCGAGGGCAACCTGCTCGTCTCCGACAAGGAGGCGGGTCCGGAGCTGGACCTCGCGCTGCTGTCGGCGCGCCTGTGGCGCGAACTCGCACGCGATCTCCCGCGGGAGATCGAGTACGAGGCCAAGGGCGGACTGGTCGTCGCGGCCGACGAGGCCACCGTCAAGGCGCTACGGGGCTTCGCGGACGGCCAGCGCTCCGCCGGGGTCGACGCGGTCGAGGTCGGACCGGGCGAACTGCGCGAACTGGAGCCCCACCTGGCACCGGACCTGGCGGGCGGTATCCACTACCCGCAGGACGCCCAGGTCCAGCCGGCCCAGGCGGCGGCGCGGCTGCTCGCCGCGTCGGGAGCCGAGGTGTACCTCGGCGAGGAGGTCACGGACCTGCTCCGGGGCCCTGGAGGCGAGCTCCGGGGCGTCCGCACCGCCCGTCGCGACCTCCTGGCCCCGGCGGTGGTCAACGCGGCCGGGACCTGGGGCGGGGCGTTGGCCGCACTGGCGGGGGCTTCCCTGCCCGTGCTGCCGCGGCGAGGGTTCGTGCTGGTCACGGAGCCGCTGCCACGGGCGGTGCGGCACAAGGTCTACGCCGCGGACTACATAGCGGACGTGGCCAGCGGATCGGCGGCGCTGCAGTCCTCGGCGGTGGTCGAGGGGACCCCGGCGGGCCCGGTCCTGATCGGGGCGACGCGGGAGCGGGTGGGATTCGACCGCTCGCTGTCGACGGAGGCGCTGCGCCGGCTGGCGGCGCAGGCGGCCGCGCTGTTCCCGGTCCTCGCGGACGTCCGGGTCCTGCGCACCTACCACGGCTTCCGCCCGTACCTGCCGGACCACCTCCCGGCGATCGGCCCGGACGCGCGGGTGCCGGGCCTGCTCCACGCCTGCGGCCACGAGGGCGCGGGCATCGGCCTGGCCCCGGCGACGGGAGCCCTGATCGCATCGGCCCTGACGGGCACCGCCCCCGCCCTGGACCCGGCCCCCTTCACCCCCTCCCGCTTCGCGGACCCACCCCGATGA
- a CDS encoding GNAT family N-acetyltransferase, translating to MPWTFTTDLTAYLAAARTAVAAEPAVNTSLLTVIDALERRGLDAYGSAVPVFGWWTGEDTIVTGALLRTPPHPLLIGALPARAVRELGTALTAEPLLADVDALSARREDARALAAAWGKSTAITEENRLYRLAGLLAPDPAPAGRARPAAEADLPLLLDWVTAFKQESGEGGAASEAALRDRISYGGMVLWEDGGTPVSLAGFFRPVGAMTRIGPVYTPPELRGRGYAAGVTHAATEGAHAAGASEVLLFADLANPTSNGVYQRLGYTPVEDRVELVAT from the coding sequence ATGCCTTGGACCTTCACCACCGACCTGACGGCCTATCTGGCCGCGGCGCGCACGGCCGTCGCCGCCGAGCCCGCCGTCAACACCTCCCTGCTGACCGTGATCGACGCCCTGGAGCGGCGGGGCCTCGACGCCTACGGCTCAGCCGTTCCCGTCTTCGGCTGGTGGACGGGCGAGGACACGATCGTCACCGGCGCCCTGCTCCGCACCCCGCCGCACCCGCTGCTGATCGGCGCGCTGCCCGCCCGGGCCGTCCGGGAGCTGGGCACCGCCCTCACCGCCGAGCCGCTGCTGGCGGACGTCGACGCGCTGAGCGCCCGCCGCGAGGACGCGCGGGCGCTGGCCGCCGCCTGGGGGAAGTCCACCGCGATCACCGAGGAGAACCGTCTGTACCGGCTCGCCGGGCTCCTCGCCCCGGATCCCGCCCCGGCCGGCCGGGCCCGGCCGGCCGCCGAGGCCGACCTGCCACTGCTGCTGGACTGGGTCACCGCCTTCAAGCAGGAGTCCGGGGAGGGCGGAGCCGCCTCCGAAGCGGCCCTGCGCGACCGGATCTCGTACGGGGGCATGGTGCTCTGGGAGGACGGCGGTACGCCGGTCTCGCTGGCCGGGTTCTTCCGCCCCGTCGGCGCGATGACAAGGATCGGCCCGGTCTACACCCCGCCGGAGCTGCGCGGCCGCGGCTACGCGGCCGGGGTGACGCACGCCGCGACCGAGGGCGCCCACGCGGCCGGGGCCTCGGAGGTGCTGCTCTTCGCGGACCTCGCCAATCCCACCAGCAACGGGGTCTACCAGCGCCTGGGCTACACCCCGGTCGAGGACCGCGTGGAGCTGGTCGCGACCTGA
- a CDS encoding PaaX family transcriptional regulator, whose protein sequence is MVEQHTPRSLIVTFYGAYGRAFQGPVPVSALVRLLGAAGVDAPSVRSSVSRLKRRGFLLPARAGDRSAAYELSEEARRLLEDGDSRIYGPPRPAESQEWLLAVFSVPEHERAKRHLLRSRLAGLGFGTVAPGVWIAPAHLHGETRRTLDRLHLTAYVELFRGAHLGFAATAESVARWWDLAALAKQHEEFLDLHEPALRALQTGRAPTPEAAYRGYLLALDTWRRLPYADPGLPRGLLPADWPGDRSAAVFTELHDRLRDIGAGFVEP, encoded by the coding sequence GTGGTCGAGCAGCACACCCCGCGATCCCTGATCGTCACGTTCTACGGTGCCTACGGGCGGGCCTTCCAGGGCCCGGTCCCGGTGTCCGCGCTGGTCCGCCTGCTGGGCGCGGCCGGCGTGGACGCCCCGTCCGTCCGCTCGTCGGTGTCCCGGCTCAAGCGGCGCGGCTTCCTGCTGCCCGCGCGGGCCGGGGACCGCTCGGCGGCGTACGAGCTGTCGGAGGAGGCGCGCCGGCTCCTGGAGGACGGCGACAGCCGGATCTACGGGCCACCGCGCCCGGCCGAGTCGCAGGAGTGGCTGCTGGCCGTCTTCTCCGTCCCGGAGCACGAGCGCGCCAAGCGGCACCTGCTGCGCTCCCGGCTCGCCGGACTCGGCTTCGGCACGGTGGCCCCGGGCGTCTGGATCGCCCCGGCCCACCTGCACGGGGAGACCCGGCGCACCCTGGACCGCCTGCACCTGACGGCGTACGTGGAACTCTTCCGCGGCGCCCACCTCGGCTTCGCCGCGACGGCGGAGTCGGTGGCCCGCTGGTGGGACCTGGCGGCGCTGGCCAAACAGCACGAGGAGTTCCTCGACCTCCACGAGCCGGCCCTGCGCGCCCTGCAGACGGGTCGGGCCCCCACCCCGGAGGCCGCCTACCGGGGCTACCTGCTGGCCCTGGACACCTGGCGCCGGCTCCCGTACGCCGATCCGGGCCTGCCGCGCGGGCTGCTCCCGGCGGACTGGCCGGGAGACCGCTCGGCGGCGGTCTTCACCGAGCTCCACGACCGGCTGCGGGACATCGGGGCGGGGTTCGTGGAGCCGTAG
- a CDS encoding collagenase, giving the protein MSQHRVVRTSLLSAAVAVTLLATAGQAVTQAAETGVRANAQGSTATGTFTGGAQGAEAGANPFDEVEHLADARKAAPAPAPAPGGPAVSDGTAATGGQAVTEGKVPGAVTRAAAVTATKSGRLAASATSAAAGVPCTLDGITGLSPEQFADFLADPAVTADGCLRGLIWTWDARLAPVMSDAHVQAVSRRISGLAAAHDGRNSSHLEEMFTYLHAVVYHDYSRGEIDVTDAPTVDAMRQAVAAFAGAARTFDATATNARTLREALYAASAPGLRQHQLGLIKNVLATMDPAHTATNLDASWAGAALAALSVNYLGVYPGNQDAAFQAAAAGDASYRTAFKNFATYSHLKGTANAWVARDALGEYGRFGQIDSLRDEVVADLGALLGPARSTFGDGSEQWAKVVSWLNYYQACKPYGVCKEDIEKELFPNTYTYDNGAIKVRTALDRATVDQLYYASKQVKTQFHRVVGTDQPLAGDVNTTLNIVLYASRADYVNYHPILTGYGTNNGGIYIENGATFYTYQRRVPQDSSLTLEELFRHEYTHYLNGRWAVPGSFGQGAWYENDRTTAMDEGSAEFFDGATRDNGIAVRKSLVKGIISDTAGGGPRMSVDQLLHATYDGDGFRFYNYAGTFFEFMWTSHPSKLREMYGYLRADDPAGFDDWRTRMGQDAYLQREYDRFLDAQIAKVDQLYVPNTAFTPNAQLRDAALADVKTAFATATYSTPDCVENGDPGKRRFTCTGKITANLKSWRNDDQNFQDMSETLDYFILDRAGAASNNLADMNCSFGPLEIWTNHKAGTSSYSCEGPLRS; this is encoded by the coding sequence GTGTCCCAGCACAGAGTTGTGCGCACGTCCCTCCTCTCCGCCGCCGTCGCCGTCACCCTCCTCGCCACCGCGGGCCAGGCCGTGACCCAGGCCGCCGAGACCGGCGTCCGCGCCAACGCTCAGGGTTCGACCGCGACCGGCACCTTCACCGGCGGTGCTCAGGGCGCCGAGGCCGGCGCGAACCCCTTCGACGAGGTGGAGCACCTCGCCGACGCGCGGAAGGCGGCCCCCGCGCCCGCCCCGGCCCCCGGCGGCCCGGCCGTGAGCGACGGGACGGCCGCGACCGGCGGGCAGGCCGTCACCGAAGGGAAGGTCCCCGGCGCCGTCACCAGGGCCGCCGCCGTGACCGCCACGAAGAGCGGCCGGCTCGCCGCCTCCGCGACGAGCGCCGCCGCGGGCGTTCCCTGCACCCTCGACGGGATCACGGGGCTCTCCCCGGAGCAGTTCGCCGACTTCCTCGCCGACCCGGCCGTCACCGCCGACGGCTGCCTGCGGGGCCTCATCTGGACCTGGGACGCCCGCCTGGCGCCGGTCATGTCCGACGCCCACGTACAGGCCGTCTCCCGCCGGATATCCGGCCTGGCCGCCGCCCACGACGGCCGCAACTCCTCCCACCTGGAGGAGATGTTCACCTACCTGCACGCCGTGGTCTACCACGACTACTCGCGCGGCGAGATCGACGTCACCGACGCCCCGACCGTCGATGCGATGCGCCAGGCCGTCGCCGCCTTCGCGGGCGCCGCCCGCACCTTCGACGCCACCGCCACCAACGCCCGCACCCTGCGCGAGGCCCTCTACGCGGCCAGCGCCCCCGGCCTGCGCCAGCACCAGCTCGGCCTGATCAAGAACGTCCTGGCCACCATGGACCCGGCGCACACCGCGACGAACCTGGACGCCTCCTGGGCGGGCGCGGCCCTCGCCGCCCTCTCCGTCAACTACCTCGGCGTGTACCCGGGCAACCAGGACGCCGCATTCCAGGCGGCGGCCGCCGGCGACGCGTCGTACCGCACCGCCTTCAAGAACTTCGCGACGTACTCCCACCTCAAGGGCACCGCCAACGCCTGGGTGGCGCGCGACGCGCTGGGGGAGTACGGGCGCTTCGGCCAGATCGACAGCCTGCGGGACGAGGTCGTCGCCGACCTGGGCGCGCTGCTGGGACCGGCCAGGTCCACCTTCGGCGACGGCAGCGAGCAGTGGGCGAAGGTCGTCTCCTGGCTCAACTATTACCAGGCGTGCAAGCCCTACGGGGTGTGCAAGGAGGACATCGAGAAGGAGCTCTTCCCGAACACCTACACCTACGACAACGGCGCCATCAAGGTCCGCACGGCCCTGGACCGGGCCACCGTCGACCAGCTCTACTACGCGAGCAAGCAGGTCAAGACGCAGTTCCACCGCGTGGTCGGCACCGACCAGCCGCTCGCCGGGGACGTCAACACCACGCTGAACATCGTGCTCTACGCCTCCCGCGCGGACTACGTGAACTACCACCCGATCCTGACCGGGTACGGCACCAACAACGGCGGCATCTACATCGAGAACGGCGCCACCTTCTACACCTACCAGCGCCGCGTCCCGCAGGACTCCTCGCTCACCCTCGAAGAGCTCTTCCGCCACGAGTACACGCACTACCTCAACGGCCGCTGGGCCGTCCCCGGCTCCTTCGGTCAGGGCGCCTGGTACGAGAACGACCGTACGACCGCCATGGACGAGGGCTCCGCCGAGTTCTTCGACGGAGCGACCCGGGACAACGGCATCGCCGTGCGCAAGTCCCTGGTCAAGGGGATCATCAGCGACACGGCCGGCGGCGGCCCGCGCATGTCGGTGGACCAGCTGCTGCACGCCACCTACGACGGCGACGGCTTCCGCTTCTACAACTACGCGGGCACCTTCTTCGAGTTCATGTGGACCTCGCACCCCTCGAAGCTGCGGGAGATGTACGGCTACCTGCGCGCCGACGACCCGGCGGGCTTCGACGACTGGCGCACCCGCATGGGCCAGGACGCGTACCTCCAGCGCGAGTACGACCGCTTCCTGGACGCCCAGATCGCCAAGGTGGACCAGCTGTACGTGCCGAACACCGCCTTCACCCCGAACGCGCAGCTGCGCGACGCGGCGCTCGCGGACGTGAAGACCGCCTTCGCGACGGCCACGTACAGCACCCCGGACTGCGTGGAGAACGGCGATCCCGGCAAGCGCCGCTTCACCTGTACGGGCAAGATCACCGCGAACCTGAAGAGCTGGCGCAACGACGACCAGAACTTCCAGGACATGTCGGAGACTCTCGACTACTTCATCCTCGACCGGGCGGGTGCGGCCTCCAACAACCTGGCGGACATGAACTGTTCCTTCGGCCCGCTGGAGATCTGGACCAACCACAAGGCTGGGACGTCGAGTTACAGCTGTGAGGGTCCGCTGCGCAGCTGA
- a CDS encoding aminopeptidase P family protein, which yields MPDTSSRPTTGLNIGSHDLPVSAELSRFMASNWADSPLPDAARTPAHAVTPTRRARLSARFPGERLIIPAGELKVRSHDCDYRFRPHSAYAWLTGLTGEDQVGHVLVLEPAGPHGHEAVLYLRPRSPRAGGNEEFYRDRRYGEFWVGRRPDLAEAERLSGIRCAHLDELGSPSGRDAATDQPLAAALSELRLVKDAWEVGQLQLAVDHTTAGFEDVVQELPRALAHPRGERWIEGVFNRRARAEGNGTGYETIAASGAHACVLHWIRNDGRLDAGDLLLLDAGVETDSLYTADVTRTLPLSGRFSPVQRQVYELVLAAQDAGMAALRPGASFRDFHRAGMRVIAEGLAEWGVLKNAEGDLHRRYTLCSSGHMLGLDVHDCAKARADTYLDGVLEEGQVLTVEPGLYLQPDDETLPAELRGIGVRVEDDLVITAEGARLMSGALPRTVAGIEEWMGNLLEGQRIRLGG from the coding sequence GTGCCCGACACCTCCTCCCGCCCCACCACCGGGCTCAACATCGGCAGCCACGACCTGCCGGTATCAGCGGAGTTGTCCCGCTTCATGGCGTCGAACTGGGCGGATTCGCCCCTCCCGGACGCCGCCCGCACCCCGGCGCACGCCGTCACCCCGACCCGCCGCGCACGCCTCTCCGCCCGCTTCCCCGGAGAGCGGCTGATCATCCCGGCCGGCGAGCTGAAGGTGCGCAGCCACGACTGCGACTACCGCTTCCGGCCGCACAGCGCGTACGCCTGGCTGACCGGGCTCACCGGCGAGGACCAGGTGGGCCACGTCCTGGTCCTGGAGCCCGCCGGCCCGCACGGGCACGAGGCCGTCCTCTACCTGCGCCCCCGCTCACCGCGCGCGGGCGGCAACGAGGAGTTCTACCGGGACCGCCGCTACGGGGAGTTCTGGGTCGGCCGGCGCCCCGACCTCGCGGAGGCGGAGCGGCTCTCCGGCATCCGCTGCGCCCACCTCGACGAGCTGGGCTCCCCCTCGGGGCGCGACGCCGCCACGGACCAGCCGCTCGCCGCCGCGCTGTCCGAGCTGCGCCTGGTCAAGGACGCCTGGGAGGTGGGCCAGCTGCAGCTGGCCGTCGACCACACCACCGCCGGTTTCGAGGACGTCGTACAGGAACTCCCGCGCGCCCTGGCCCACCCGCGCGGCGAGCGGTGGATCGAGGGCGTCTTCAACCGCCGCGCCCGGGCGGAGGGCAACGGCACCGGGTACGAGACGATCGCCGCGTCGGGCGCGCACGCGTGCGTACTTCACTGGATCCGCAACGACGGCCGGCTGGATGCGGGAGATCTGCTCCTGCTCGACGCGGGCGTGGAGACCGACAGCCTGTACACGGCCGACGTCACCCGCACCCTCCCGCTGTCGGGACGCTTCTCCCCCGTCCAGCGGCAGGTGTACGAGCTGGTCCTGGCCGCGCAGGACGCGGGCATGGCGGCGCTGCGGCCGGGCGCGAGCTTCCGCGACTTCCACCGGGCCGGGATGCGGGTGATCGCCGAGGGGCTGGCGGAGTGGGGGGTGCTCAAGAACGCGGAGGGCGATCTGCACCGGCGCTACACCCTGTGCAGCAGCGGGCACATGCTCGGGCTGGACGTGCACGACTGCGCGAAGGCGCGGGCGGACACCTACCTGGACGGGGTCCTGGAGGAGGGCCAGGTCCTCACCGTGGAGCCGGGGCTCTACCTGCAGCCCGACGACGAGACCCTGCCGGCGGAGCTGCGCGGCATCGGCGTCCGCGTCGAGGACGACCTGGTGATCACGGCTGAGGGTGCCCGGCTGATGTCGGGCGCACTGCCGCGCACGGTCGCGGGGATCGAGGAGTGGATGGGGAACCTGCTTGAGGGACAGCGGATCCGGCTGGGGGGCTAA
- a CDS encoding acyl-CoA dehydrogenase family protein codes for MTGFAGSAGFALGADQEEWCARLRALAAGRLRPLAEKGEPGRVNRPLLAALGEEGLLERLFTSGALELCLLRESLAYGCTEAETALALQGLGAHPVLRSGSDRQRERWLPGVRAGRTVAAFALSEPGAGSDAGALTLEARPESGGASGAGSGAAGGGWRLSGEKCWISNAPEADFYTVFARTGEGPGARGISAFLVPADRPGLSGEALDMLSPHPIGSLAFDGVPVGPDDLLGEPGRGFGVAMDTLNLFRPSVGAFAVGMARAALDATVAHTAARTAFGGVLGDLQAVAHRVAEMATRTEAARLLVYAAAGAYDADAGSAQVPRRAAMAKLLATETAQYVVDHAVQLHGALALRRGHLLEHLYREVRAPRIYEGASEVQRTIIAKELYREVREA; via the coding sequence ATGACCGGATTCGCGGGATCCGCAGGATTCGCGCTCGGGGCGGACCAGGAGGAGTGGTGCGCGCGTCTGCGCGCCCTGGCGGCGGGGCGGTTGCGGCCGCTCGCGGAGAAGGGGGAGCCGGGCCGGGTCAACCGGCCGCTGTTGGCGGCGCTGGGCGAAGAGGGCTTGCTGGAGCGCCTGTTCACCTCGGGCGCGCTGGAACTGTGCCTGCTGCGCGAATCCCTCGCCTACGGCTGCACGGAGGCCGAGACGGCCCTCGCCCTCCAGGGGCTGGGCGCGCACCCGGTCCTGCGGTCGGGCAGTGACCGCCAGCGCGAGCGTTGGCTGCCGGGGGTGCGGGCCGGCCGGACGGTGGCGGCCTTCGCGCTGAGCGAGCCGGGGGCCGGGTCCGACGCGGGGGCGCTCACCCTCGAGGCCCGGCCCGAGTCCGGGGGCGCGTCGGGGGCCGGCTCCGGTGCCGCCGGCGGCGGCTGGCGGCTCAGCGGCGAGAAGTGCTGGATCTCCAACGCGCCCGAGGCCGATTTCTACACCGTCTTCGCCCGCACCGGCGAAGGTCCGGGAGCCAGGGGGATCAGCGCCTTCCTGGTCCCGGCGGACCGGCCCGGTCTCTCGGGGGAGGCCCTCGACATGCTCTCCCCGCACCCGATCGGTTCGCTGGCCTTCGACGGGGTCCCGGTCGGCCCGGACGACCTGCTCGGGGAGCCGGGCCGGGGCTTCGGGGTGGCCATGGACACCCTGAACCTCTTCCGCCCCAGCGTGGGCGCCTTCGCCGTCGGGATGGCCAGGGCCGCCCTGGACGCGACGGTGGCGCACACGGCTGCCCGTACCGCCTTCGGCGGGGTACTGGGCGACCTCCAGGCCGTGGCGCACCGGGTGGCGGAGATGGCCACGCGGACCGAGGCCGCGCGACTGCTCGTGTACGCGGCGGCGGGGGCCTACGACGCGGACGCGGGCTCGGCGCAGGTGCCGCGGCGGGCGGCCATGGCGAAGCTGCTGGCCACGGAGACGGCCCAGTACGTCGTCGACCACGCGGTGCAGCTGCACGGGGCGCTCGCCCTGCGCCGGGGCCACCTGCTGGAACACCTCTACCGGGAGGTGCGGGCGCCGCGGATCTACGAGGGGGCGAGTGAGGTGCAGCGCACGATCATCGCGAAGGAGCTCTACCGGGAGGTGCGGGAAGCATGA